One window of Quercus robur chromosome 5, dhQueRobu3.1, whole genome shotgun sequence genomic DNA carries:
- the LOC126725545 gene encoding glyoxylate/hydroxypyruvate reductase HPR3-like has protein sequence MATEDNEVEDHRPLVLIHHLPSFKLPLQDRLITHFRLFDSLASPEASSVRALICVGPTPVTADTLDHLPSLRLVVGSSAGLDHVDLAECRRRGIAVTNAGDANSENVADYAVALLLDVLRRVSAADRFVRSGLWPQMGEYPLGCKLGGKRIGIVGLGSIGSEVAKRLVAFGCTVAYNSRNKKPSVLYPYYANVHDLAVNSDVLIVCCALTNETHHIINKDVLTALGREGFIINVGRGALVDEKELVQFLVQGEIGGAGLDVFENEPNVPKELFALDNVVLSPHLAISTPESFEALNEVIIANLKAFFSSKPLLSPFQQE, from the exons ATGGCTACCGAAGACAACGAAGTCGAAGACCACCGTCCTCTCGTCCTTATACACCACCTCCCTTCATTCAAACTTCCACTCCAAGACCGCTTGATCACCCACTTCCGCCTTTTCGACTCGCTGGCCTCCCCCGAGGCCTCCTCCGTACGCGCTCTCATCTGCGTCGGCCCCACGCCCGTCACCGCCGACACCCTCGACCACCTCCCTTCTCTGCGACTTGTCGTTGGCTCCAGCGCCGGCCTTGACCACGTCGACCTCGCCGAGTGCCGCCGTCGTGGCATTGCCGTCACCAATGCCGGCGACGCCAACTCTGAGAACGTGGCCGACTACGCCGTCGCGCTTTTGCTCGATGTTCTGCGCCGAGTTTCCGCTGCTGACCGATTTGTTCGCTCTGGTTTGTGGCCTCAAATGGGAGAGTACCCACTTGgctgtaag TTAGGGGGAAAACGAATTGGTATTGTGGGGCTGGGAAGTATTGGCTCTGAAGTTGCAAAAAGGCTTGTGGCATTTGGCTGCACAGTTGCATACAACTCGAGGAACAAGAAGCCATCTGTACTGTATCCTTACTATGCCAATGTCCATGACCTTGCTGTTAACAGTGATGTTCTTATTGTTTGCTGTGCGCTGACGAATGAAACTCACCATATAATCAACAAAGATGTTTTGACAGCATTGGGAAGGGAAGGGTTTATAATTAATGTTGGGCGCGGTGCTCTTGTTGATGAGAAAGAATTGGTGCAATTTTTGGTCCAAGGGGAGATTGGTGGTGCAGGTCTTGATGTGTTTGAGAACGAGCCTAATGTCCCAAAAGAGCTATTTGCCCTGGACAATGTTGTGTTGTCTCCACATCTTGCTATTTCAACTCCAGAATCCTTCGAAGCCTTGAACGAGGTGATTATAGCAAACTTGAAGGCTTTCTTTTCAAGTAAGCCTTTATTGTCGCCTTTCCAGCAGGAATGA